A genomic region of Branchiostoma lanceolatum isolate klBraLanc5 chromosome 4, klBraLanc5.hap2, whole genome shotgun sequence contains the following coding sequences:
- the LOC136433141 gene encoding ADP-dependent glucokinase-like produces the protein MASTGSVVGGFVSVIVLIAALYYVRQPPDAILRDRLEKVLLSLLKAEKKVSLSSKPRVAVGLGACQDAFVDGLELFDRYNLTPPALAAHYDSIHDPQELAQMFAYFFNHGAAAERYMDNTTLFRDLMDIVYKMPNARFELGGNAPVMANRFAAEGCNVLLGAHLSSSLKEVMREGITVTGDEIENDDIHLILEYPRQSSWGKYISPRANRFIIHSDRNNPSLNSLESFGQVLRDFNPSLVVVGGIQMMDNFPFSAGERESRLKLLQQMLVSIPAEQKTHFELASFTEQALFEEVLKYIVPYMDSLGMNEQELPNLYSMLHGGKITLISDPVPRVATVLDHMRKVWATLQKADASGSKRRLTRLHVHTLAFQAIMTKKDSGWKNTMSAAAKASLTANRHVCGSPKIDLGKATVLMDDSFSTSREEGSSKIPFKENRPVSCWEEHDYEICIAPVLVCTEVRQTAGGGDNISSAGLVLQI, from the exons ATGGCTTCCACTGGGTCGGTTGTCGGCGGGTTCGTCTCTGTCATTGTCCTAATCGCCGCTCTGTACTACGTGCGACAACCACCCGATGCCATATTACGAGACAGGCTCGAGAAAGTCCTCCTGTCCCTGCTGAAGGCAGAGAAGAAGGTGAGCCTGTCGTCCAAGCCGCGGGTGGCGGTGGGGCTCGGGGCCTGTCAGGACGCCTTCGTCGACGGGCTAGAGTTATTCGACAG GTACAACCTGACCCCTCCAGCCCTGGCTGCCCACTATGACTCCATCCACGACCCCCAGGAGCTGGCACAGATGTTTGCCTACTTCTTCAACCATGGGGCTGCTGCAGA ACGATACATGGACAACACCACCCTGTTCCGAGACCTCATGGACATTGTTTACAAAATGCCGAATGCAAGGTTTGAACTGGGTGGGAATGCACCTGTCATGGCAAACAGGTTCGCTGCTGAAGGGTGCAACGTCCTTCTGGGGGCGCATCTTAGCTCCAGTCTTAAAGAAGTGATGAGAGAAGGAATTACAG TTACTGGTGATGAAATAGAAAACGATGACATCCACTTGATCTTGGAGTACCCACGGCAGAGTAGCTGGGGAAAGTACATTTCACCCAGGGCAAACAG ATTCATTATCCACAGTGACAGGAACAACCCAAGCCTGAACTCTCTGGAGAGCTTTGGTCAGGTGCTGAGGGACTTCAACCCCTCCCTGGTGGTGGTAGGAGGGATACAGATGATGGACAACTTCCCATTCTCAGCAG GTGAGCGAGAATCCAGGCTGAAACTCCTGCAGCAGATGTTGGTGTCCATCCCTGCGGAGCAGAAGACACATTTTGAGCTGGCCTCCTTCACTGAGCAGGCGCTGTTTGAGGAAGTGCTGAAGTACATTGTCCCCTACATGGACTCCCTGGGCATGAATGAACAGGAACTACCCAACCTCTACAGCATGCTGCACGGCGGGAAAATCACGCTCATCTCGGACCCCGTGCCCCGTGTCGCCACCGTGCTGGACCACATGAGGAAGGTCTGGGCAACGCTTCAGAAGGCGGATGCTAGCGGGTCCAAACGTCGCCTGACCCGCCTGCATGTTCATACACTTGCTTTCCAGGCAATCATGACAAAGAAAGACTCAGGTTGGAAAAACACCATGTCTGCCGCAGCCAAGGCTTCTCTAACGGCCAACAGGCACGTGTGCGGGTCCCCGAAGATCGACCTAGGGAAGGCGACAGTACTCATGGATGACTCCTTCTCCACCAGTCGGGAGGAGGGGAGCTCGAAGATCCCATTTAAAGAAAACCGGCCAGTGTCCTGCTGGGAGGAACATGATTATGAGATCTGTATCGCACCTGTGCTGGTGTGTACAGAGGTGCGGCAGACTGCGGGGGGAGGGGATAACATCTCATCTGCAGGGCTCGTTCTGCAGATTTAG